In Deltaproteobacteria bacterium HGW-Deltaproteobacteria-6, one genomic interval encodes:
- a CDS encoding 2-hydroxyglutaryl-CoA dehydratase: MKTAGIDIGSITAKAAVVENGKIIGTKIVFTGYNAEAAGVRVYEELLAETGLDTSAIDKIVATGYGRNSVKFADKTFTEIMAHAAGAYSLNPKIRTIIDIGGQDSKAMALDEKGKVKNFVMNDKCAAGTGRFLEVMARALEVNLDEFGAMSLQSERPSKISSLCTVFAESEVISLIARGEKRPDIIAGIHESIAARVSAMLARVGVAEPVMITGGVARNKGVVDALTKKLGVTIEVSSYAQVNGAIGAAVLASSL; encoded by the coding sequence ATGAAAACAGCGGGGATTGATATCGGTTCAATTACGGCGAAGGCAGCCGTTGTGGAAAACGGGAAGATTATCGGGACGAAAATTGTTTTTACCGGTTATAACGCGGAGGCGGCGGGTGTCAGGGTTTATGAGGAGTTGCTTGCCGAAACCGGTCTGGACACGTCCGCCATCGATAAGATTGTTGCCACCGGCTACGGCCGTAATTCGGTTAAGTTTGCCGACAAGACCTTTACGGAAATTATGGCCCATGCCGCCGGGGCCTATTCACTGAATCCGAAGATCCGGACGATTATCGATATCGGCGGGCAGGACTCGAAAGCCATGGCGCTCGATGAAAAGGGCAAGGTTAAGAATTTTGTCATGAACGACAAATGCGCCGCGGGAACGGGCCGTTTTCTGGAAGTGATGGCGCGGGCGCTGGAAGTCAATCTGGATGAGTTCGGCGCGATGTCGCTGCAATCGGAACGGCCCTCAAAAATCAGCAGTTTGTGTACGGTTTTCGCGGAGTCGGAAGTGATCTCGCTGATTGCCCGGGGTGAAAAAAGGCCCGATATCATTGCCGGGATCCATGAATCCATCGCTGCCCGCGTTTCAGCCATGCTCGCGCGCGTCGGGGTTGCCGAGCCGGTGATGATCACCGGTGGCGTGGCGCGGAACAAAGGCGTTGTGGACGCGCTCACGAAAAAACTTGGCGTAACGATAGAAGTGTCTTCCTATGCGCAGGTCAACGGCGCGATCGGCGCGGCTGTTTTGGCCTCATCCCTGTAA
- a CDS encoding multidrug transporter AcrB, whose translation MTGIGISGKIARYFISSKLTPLLIIAALLLGVFAVIVTPREEEPQIVVPMIDVFVSYPGASPKEVEERVTIPMEKLLWEIKGVEYVYSTVKPGSNMTIVRFYVGENMEESLVKLHNKLMSNYDLIPPGVSRPMVKPKSIDDVPVLALTLWSKEPQYTGYELRRIATGLCGELKKDANVSEFSVIGGQRRQIRVTIDPQRLRAYHLSAFQIMDRLEKANVVVSSGAFSSGNRETIVETGRFLNNAEDVGNLVVHVSNSRPVYLKDVAQIADRPEEAANYVFMGLGAAAVKKGMAGDTAGQYEAVTIAVSKKKGANASIVADEALRKVEALKGPLIPKDVQVTVTRNYGATARDKSDELLYHMLLATLSVIVLVAVFLGLREAVVVAVAVPVTLALTLLINYLYGYTLNRVTLFALIFSIGILVDDAIVVVENINRHFRMHKIQPLTAVYAVDEVGNPTILATFTVIAALMPMAFVSGLMGPYMQPIPVGASAAMIFSLLVAFIVSPWLAYIVLKNVRHGLDHGEEKRGLAKLYEKLLGPLVDIRKKRLIAFAVIGALLGLAFVLVPLKQVTMKMLPFDNKSELQVIIDMPEGRTLEETAALTRELSEYLKTVPEVTDYQAYVGTAAPYNFNGLVRHYFLRSGSNVADIQVNFVSRDERKAQSHDIAKRIRPGLKRIADRYDARIKVAELPPGPPVLSTLVAEIYGPETSRQIEIAEKVRGIFEKTDGVVDADWLVEADQRKIMFEVDQKKAADNGISTEAIAGSLRIALSGASAGLVHMDSEKEPVMIFLRLPQELRSSPASLQSVTIPAPSGKLIPLAELVKTREGIENKTIYHKNLKRVTYVTGDVAGTEESPVYAILKMKSDIGKLKLAEGYELQQFYTTQPWLENRYSMKWDGEWHITYEVFRDLGIAFAAVLIIIYILVVAWFKSFVTPLVIMAPIPLTLVGILPGHWIFGAFFTATSMIGFIALAGIVVRNSILLVDFIQMEWRDKEDLRQALINAGAVRFRPIVLTAAAVVVGSFVMLFDPIFQGLAIAMMFGAVASTMLTLVIIPLMYYEFFKNKSCPLTKEQTTGDENL comes from the coding sequence ATGACAGGAATCGGGATTTCCGGGAAGATTGCCAGGTATTTTATCAGTTCAAAGCTGACACCCCTCCTCATTATCGCAGCCCTTCTCCTCGGCGTCTTTGCCGTCATCGTGACACCCAGGGAAGAGGAACCCCAGATCGTTGTTCCGATGATTGATGTGTTTGTAAGCTACCCCGGGGCATCCCCCAAAGAGGTGGAAGAACGGGTCACGATCCCGATGGAGAAACTCCTTTGGGAGATCAAAGGGGTTGAGTACGTCTATTCCACCGTCAAACCCGGCTCCAATATGACCATAGTCCGCTTCTACGTCGGCGAAAATATGGAAGAGAGTCTGGTGAAGCTCCACAACAAGCTGATGTCCAATTACGACCTTATTCCTCCCGGCGTCTCCCGACCCATGGTTAAACCCAAGTCCATCGATGATGTCCCCGTTCTGGCCCTCACCCTCTGGAGCAAAGAACCACAATACACGGGCTACGAGCTGAGAAGGATTGCCACCGGATTATGCGGCGAACTCAAGAAAGACGCCAATGTGTCGGAATTTTCCGTCATCGGAGGCCAGCGCCGCCAGATCAGAGTAACGATTGATCCCCAGCGTCTGCGGGCCTATCACCTGTCGGCTTTCCAAATCATGGACCGCCTGGAGAAAGCCAATGTGGTTGTTTCTTCCGGCGCTTTTTCGTCCGGCAACCGCGAAACGATCGTGGAGACGGGCCGTTTTCTGAACAATGCAGAGGATGTGGGCAATCTGGTCGTTCATGTATCGAACAGCCGCCCCGTTTATCTTAAGGATGTGGCGCAAATTGCCGACAGGCCGGAGGAAGCGGCAAACTATGTCTTCATGGGCCTGGGGGCTGCGGCTGTCAAAAAAGGAATGGCGGGAGACACGGCAGGACAGTATGAAGCCGTAACGATTGCCGTCTCCAAAAAGAAAGGAGCCAACGCGAGCATCGTTGCCGATGAGGCTCTGAGAAAAGTGGAGGCGTTGAAAGGGCCCCTGATTCCTAAAGATGTTCAGGTGACCGTTACCCGCAACTACGGGGCAACAGCCAGGGATAAATCTGATGAACTTTTGTATCACATGCTGCTGGCCACCCTCTCTGTAATCGTTCTGGTTGCCGTGTTTCTCGGTTTACGGGAAGCCGTTGTGGTAGCCGTTGCCGTACCGGTCACGCTGGCCCTGACTCTTCTGATCAACTACTTGTACGGATATACGCTGAACCGCGTTACGCTTTTCGCCCTGATTTTTTCCATTGGCATCCTGGTCGATGACGCCATTGTTGTCGTGGAAAATATCAACCGCCATTTCCGCATGCACAAGATTCAACCGCTGACGGCAGTCTATGCGGTGGACGAGGTGGGCAATCCCACCATTCTGGCGACTTTTACGGTGATTGCAGCGCTGATGCCCATGGCGTTTGTCTCCGGCCTGATGGGACCCTACATGCAGCCTATTCCCGTGGGCGCGTCGGCCGCCATGATTTTTTCCCTCCTGGTTGCATTTATCGTCAGTCCTTGGCTGGCTTACATCGTCCTGAAAAACGTCCGCCACGGCCTTGACCATGGAGAAGAAAAAAGGGGACTGGCCAAACTGTATGAGAAACTGCTCGGTCCTCTGGTGGATATCCGGAAAAAGCGCCTCATCGCTTTTGCCGTAATCGGCGCGCTGCTTGGGCTGGCCTTTGTCCTTGTGCCGTTAAAGCAGGTCACCATGAAAATGCTGCCTTTCGACAACAAAAGCGAGTTGCAGGTGATCATCGACATGCCCGAAGGAAGGACTCTGGAAGAAACGGCCGCCCTGACCCGCGAATTGTCCGAATATCTGAAGACCGTGCCGGAAGTGACGGATTATCAGGCTTATGTGGGGACGGCAGCGCCTTATAACTTCAACGGACTGGTGCGCCATTATTTTCTCCGCTCCGGTAGCAATGTCGCCGATATTCAGGTTAATTTTGTGTCCAGAGACGAGCGAAAAGCCCAGAGTCACGATATTGCCAAACGCATACGGCCTGGATTGAAGCGTATTGCCGATCGCTATGACGCCCGGATTAAAGTAGCGGAGCTTCCTCCGGGGCCACCGGTTTTGAGCACCCTTGTTGCGGAAATCTATGGTCCGGAAACATCGCGCCAGATCGAAATCGCTGAAAAGGTGCGCGGTATTTTTGAAAAAACCGACGGTGTCGTTGATGCCGACTGGCTTGTGGAAGCTGATCAACGTAAAATTATGTTTGAGGTCGACCAGAAAAAGGCGGCGGACAATGGCATCAGCACAGAAGCAATTGCCGGGAGTCTTCGCATTGCGTTATCGGGTGCGTCTGCCGGCCTTGTGCACATGGACAGCGAGAAGGAGCCCGTCATGATTTTTCTGCGTCTGCCGCAGGAGTTGCGGTCCAGTCCGGCCTCGCTTCAGTCCGTGACCATTCCCGCCCCATCGGGTAAGCTCATCCCTCTTGCAGAGTTAGTTAAGACCAGAGAGGGAATTGAAAATAAAACAATTTACCATAAGAATTTGAAAAGAGTGACCTATGTGACAGGTGATGTGGCGGGGACCGAAGAGAGCCCCGTTTATGCCATTCTGAAAATGAAGTCGGACATCGGGAAGTTAAAACTTGCCGAAGGGTATGAATTGCAGCAGTTCTACACAACGCAACCCTGGCTGGAAAACCGTTATTCCATGAAGTGGGATGGGGAATGGCATATTACCTATGAGGTTTTCCGGGATCTGGGCATTGCCTTTGCCGCGGTGCTGATCATCATCTATATCCTGGTTGTGGCCTGGTTTAAGAGCTTTGTAACGCCTCTGGTCATTATGGCCCCCATTCCTCTGACCCTCGTGGGCATATTGCCCGGCCACTGGATTTTCGGCGCTTTTTTCACGGCCACATCCATGATCGGGTTCATTGCCCTGGCGGGAATCGTCGTGCGAAATTCTATTCTGCTTGTGGATTTTATCCAGATGGAATGGCGCGACAAGGAAGACCTGCGTCAGGCGCTGATTAACGCGGGCGCCGTCCGTTTCCGGCCGATTGTACTCACGGCTGCCGCAGTCGTTGTCGGTTCTTTCGTGATGCTTTTCGACCCCATCTTCCAGGGGTTGGCCATTGCCATGATGTTTGGAGCCGTCGCTTCGACCATGCTTACCCTCGTCATTATCCCCCTGATGTATTATGAATTTTTTAAAAACAAATCATGTCCATTAACGAAGGAGCAGACAACCGGGGACGAAAATCTCTGA
- a CDS encoding 2-hydroxyglutaryl-CoA dehydratase yields MKELMMVYYSEAKSARLTGKKVAWITSGGPVEPLIAMDIIPVYPENHGAMIGASKMGAGLCEKAEAMGYSNDLCSYARSDIACATVNGGPIGGLPRPDMLVCCNNICGTVLKWYEVQARYFDVPLFILDTPFCHTGYSPEAARYVRAQIDEYILFIEEACKKKYDFERLREVGHLSYEGQQLWQAVLETAAHRPAPMSAFDAFYHLALIVTLRGTKEAVNYYKQLLAGMQDRVARGISVVPNEKYRLLWDNIPIWPRTRWLSKKFASHNACLVADTYTSAWCGAMKYIDESKFLDSMAEAYTRIYLNIGVDEMARMVIEMIDKYDVDGFVLHSNRSCKPYSFGQLDIQRIVEKERGIPCLMIEADMVDDRSFSESQISTRIDAFMEIIKERKKT; encoded by the coding sequence ATGAAAGAGCTGATGATGGTCTATTACAGCGAGGCCAAGTCGGCAAGACTCACCGGTAAGAAAGTGGCCTGGATCACCAGCGGCGGTCCGGTGGAGCCGCTGATTGCGATGGATATTATTCCCGTCTATCCGGAAAACCACGGCGCGATGATCGGCGCATCCAAGATGGGCGCGGGGCTTTGCGAAAAAGCGGAAGCCATGGGCTATTCCAATGATCTGTGCTCTTACGCCCGCTCGGACATTGCCTGCGCAACCGTCAACGGCGGACCCATCGGCGGACTGCCGCGCCCCGATATGCTGGTTTGCTGCAACAATATCTGCGGGACGGTGCTCAAATGGTATGAGGTGCAGGCGCGCTATTTCGATGTGCCGCTGTTTATTCTGGACACGCCTTTCTGCCATACGGGTTATTCGCCGGAGGCGGCCCGTTATGTCCGGGCTCAAATTGACGAATACATTCTTTTTATCGAAGAAGCCTGCAAGAAAAAATATGATTTTGAAAGGCTGAGAGAGGTCGGGCATCTGTCTTATGAAGGGCAGCAGCTCTGGCAGGCGGTGCTGGAGACGGCCGCGCACCGGCCCGCGCCCATGAGCGCTTTTGACGCTTTTTATCATCTGGCGCTGATTGTGACGCTCAGGGGCACGAAGGAGGCGGTGAATTATTACAAGCAGCTGCTGGCCGGCATGCAGGACCGGGTCGCCCGCGGCATCAGCGTGGTGCCGAATGAAAAATACCGTCTTTTGTGGGACAACATTCCCATCTGGCCCCGGACGCGCTGGCTCTCCAAGAAGTTTGCTTCACACAATGCCTGCCTGGTCGCGGACACCTACACGTCGGCCTGGTGCGGGGCAATGAAGTATATTGACGAAAGCAAGTTCCTCGATTCGATGGCGGAAGCCTATACCCGGATTTATCTGAATATCGGCGTTGATGAAATGGCGAGAATGGTTATTGAGATGATCGACAAGTATGACGTTGATGGGTTCGTGCTGCATTCCAACCGCAGCTGCAAACCTTATTCGTTCGGGCAACTGGACATTCAGCGGATCGTGGAAAAGGAAAGAGGGATTCCATGCCTGATGATCGAAGCGGATATGGTTGATGACCGGAGTTTTTCCGAAAGCCAGATTTCAACCCGGATCGACGCGTTTATGGAAATTATTAAAGAAAGAAAAAAGACGTGA
- a CDS encoding acyl-CoA thioesterase: MEDVLSACTVTMNIPVAWGEMDAMGHVNNIIYFRYFETVRIEYFNRLDMMGYQRESGIGPILASTECRFKMPLQYPDTIIVGAKILSMEEDRFVMGYEVFSTKHKRIAADGEGVVVTYDYKNNKKVNIPDALRAKILELEKMGE, translated from the coding sequence ATGGAAGATGTCTTATCAGCTTGTACGGTGACGATGAATATTCCCGTGGCCTGGGGCGAAATGGACGCCATGGGGCATGTCAACAACATTATCTATTTTCGCTATTTTGAAACCGTGAGAATCGAGTACTTCAACCGTCTGGACATGATGGGTTATCAGCGCGAATCGGGCATCGGGCCGATTCTGGCTTCTACGGAATGCCGCTTCAAGATGCCCCTGCAATATCCCGATACCATTATTGTCGGAGCCAAAATACTGAGCATGGAAGAAGACCGGTTTGTAATGGGCTATGAAGTCTTCAGCACAAAGCACAAAAGAATCGCCGCCGACGGCGAAGGCGTTGTGGTGACCTATGATTATAAAAACAACAAAAAAGTAAATATTCCCGACGCTTTAAGAGCAAAAATTCTGGAACTGGAAAAAATGGGGGAGTAA
- a CDS encoding 2-hydroxyacyl-CoA dehydratase, whose product MDRIAELLTIVENPYFYLQQLKDKTGKKIVGTVCSYAPEELIFAAGALPVRLFGSDSGIHRADLHLQSYCCSLVRGILEEALSGRLDLLDGMVFPHTCDSIQRLSDVWRLNLVKPFHADVVLPVKLTTPSARQYLIDVLAKFKTDLERGLSREITEAGLIHAVKIYNAIRAQMTRLYQLRCENPQIIKGQDFHTIVRAAMIMEREAFLETLSAIVAELTKTAPGKKASGARRLVLSGGICNHPDIYDAIESAGGVVAGDDLCTGSRYFEGVINENLPPLTAIAHRYAERGSCPAKHAGLTRRGESLVRMAKDCKADGVVFMLLKFCDPHAFDYPYLKEMLDREKIPSLLLEVEEQTGAGGQLQTRLETFIQIL is encoded by the coding sequence ATGGACAGAATCGCTGAGCTTTTGACAATCGTTGAAAATCCTTATTTTTATCTGCAACAACTTAAAGACAAAACTGGCAAAAAAATTGTGGGCACGGTCTGTTCCTACGCGCCTGAAGAATTGATCTTTGCGGCAGGCGCTTTGCCCGTCAGACTGTTTGGCTCCGATTCGGGTATTCATCGCGCCGATCTCCATCTGCAATCCTACTGCTGTTCGCTGGTGCGCGGCATTCTGGAAGAAGCCCTCTCCGGAAGACTGGATCTTCTGGATGGAATGGTTTTTCCGCATACCTGTGATTCCATTCAGCGGCTCTCGGATGTCTGGCGGCTGAATCTGGTGAAACCTTTTCATGCGGATGTTGTCCTGCCAGTCAAACTGACCACGCCCAGCGCCAGACAGTATCTGATCGATGTTCTGGCAAAATTCAAAACAGATCTGGAGCGCGGACTCTCTCGGGAAATTACGGAAGCGGGCCTGATCCATGCCGTTAAAATCTATAACGCGATCCGCGCGCAGATGACGCGTCTTTATCAGCTGCGTTGTGAAAACCCGCAAATCATCAAGGGGCAGGATTTTCACACCATCGTGCGGGCGGCGATGATCATGGAACGCGAAGCTTTCCTGGAAACGCTCAGCGCCATTGTCGCGGAACTTACGAAAACCGCGCCTGGGAAAAAAGCATCCGGCGCCCGAAGGCTGGTGCTCTCCGGCGGGATTTGCAATCATCCGGATATTTACGACGCGATTGAGTCTGCCGGGGGCGTTGTGGCCGGAGATGATTTATGCACGGGGTCCCGGTATTTTGAAGGCGTTATCAATGAAAATCTTCCGCCGCTTACAGCCATTGCCCACCGATATGCCGAACGCGGGAGCTGCCCGGCCAAGCATGCGGGGCTGACCCGGCGTGGTGAGAGCCTGGTCAGGATGGCTAAAGACTGCAAGGCGGACGGCGTCGTTTTTATGCTGCTCAAATTCTGTGATCCCCACGCTTTTGATTATCCTTACCTCAAGGAAATGCTGGATCGGGAAAAAATTCCTTCTCTGCTTTTAGAGGTGGAGGAGCAGACCGGGGCGGGCGGGCAGTTGCAAACGCGGTTAGAGACGTTCATTCAAATTTTATAA
- the budA gene encoding acetolactate decarboxylase: MLYISSPINALLEGLYRDDITIETLKEKGDFGIGTFNNLDGEMIALNGSFFHLDLNGDAYPAASGMKTPFATVCHFQPALTEEIAAPLSYAEFGEHLKRMLPSDNMFYAIHMEGRFQAVETRSVPRTENYRPLSEATDHQKIRHFKEIEGHLVGFYTPSFMPSVNVPGYHFHFIDKTLSAGGHLLCCQPERLDIRLQIFFSMELTLPKTLDYLTVSFTRDAKKDLEKAET; this comes from the coding sequence ATGTTGTATATCAGCAGTCCGATCAATGCCCTGCTGGAAGGGCTTTACCGGGATGACATCACGATCGAAACGCTTAAAGAGAAGGGCGATTTCGGCATCGGCACGTTCAATAACCTCGACGGCGAAATGATTGCCCTGAACGGTTCTTTCTTCCACCTCGATCTTAACGGCGATGCCTATCCGGCGGCCAGCGGAATGAAAACCCCGTTCGCTACGGTGTGCCATTTCCAACCCGCATTGACGGAGGAAATAGCCGCACCGCTGTCTTATGCGGAATTCGGCGAACATCTGAAACGGATGCTGCCGTCGGATAACATGTTTTACGCCATTCATATGGAGGGCCGCTTTCAGGCGGTCGAAACACGCTCGGTGCCGCGGACCGAGAACTACCGGCCGCTTTCGGAAGCGACGGATCATCAGAAAATCCGCCATTTCAAGGAAATCGAGGGGCATCTGGTCGGGTTTTACACACCATCCTTCATGCCGTCGGTCAACGTACCGGGATACCACTTCCACTTTATCGATAAAACGCTTTCCGCGGGCGGACACCTGCTTTGCTGTCAACCGGAACGTCTGGACATCCGGTTGCAGATTTTCTTCAGCATGGAGCTGACGTTGCCCAAAACGCTTGATTACCTGACGGTCTCTTTCACACGAGATGCGAAGAAGGATCTGGAAAAGGCCGAGACCTGA